The following coding sequences lie in one Paroedura picta isolate Pp20150507F chromosome 10, Ppicta_v3.0, whole genome shotgun sequence genomic window:
- the WDR54 gene encoding WD repeat-containing protein 54 encodes MTSARRPARRSHDSGRSGRRMFRRARGLGLPGSASSLGNNLSVLPLPGKGLTHFAAVHGAAALLVSASPDGLRLAHRQLPAKEGPAAPRLTQAAWCVLPSRILLVLTSQKGIQMYEADGSIMVYWHALDASESSPGQAVFARGIAATGQRFVCVGTSLGHILVFDIPCKGTNISLSEVLEEHHGAVTDIAAELCELPEGSIDLVTADDAGMLCAWRSGEQFQLVSKVPASGCTCSSVRLWNGVIVAGFGSGQIHLYEAASGILRAEVAAHARWICALDVAPLSGKLLSGAEDSFVQVWELTYNLDTEHIGIKHCQSECVTDTQICGARFCDPEGRTFAVTGYDLSEIIRYVQP; translated from the exons ATGACGTCAGCGCGGCGCCCGGCGCGCCGTTCCCATGACAGCGGGCGAAGCGGCCGGAG GATGTTCCGCCGGGCGCGcgggctggggctgccggggagCGCGTCGTCGCTGGGCAACAACCTGAGCGTGCTGCCGCTGCCGGGCAAGGGCCTCACCCACTTCGCCGCCGTCCACGGCGCCGCCGCCCTCCTGGTGAGCGCCTCGCCCGACGGCCTCCGCCTCGCCCACCGCCAGCTGCCCGCCAAGGAGggccccgccgccccccgcctCACCCAG gCGGCCTGGTGTGTCCTCCCGTCCCGCATCCTGCTGGTGCTGACCTCGCAGAAAGGGATCCAG aTGTACGAGGCAGATGGATCCATCATGGTTTACTGGCATGCTCTCGATGCCTCGGAGTCCTCTCCAG GACAGGCAGTATTTGCTCGTGGGATCGCAGCCACTGGCCAGCGCTTTGTTTGTGTGG GGACATCACTGGGCCACATCCTCGTCTTTGACATCCCCTGCAAGGGCACTAACATCTCTCTGAGCGAGGTGCTGGAAGAGCACCATGGAGCTGTCACAGATATTGCTGCGGAGCTCTGTGAGCTGCCG GAAGGAAGCATTGACTTGGTGACTGCTGATGATGCAGGCATGCTGTGCGCTTGGCGGTCTGGGGAGCAGTTCCAGCTGGTCTCCAAAGTCCCAGCTTCTGG gtGCACCTGCTCCTCTGTCAGGCTGTGGAATGGGGTGATTGTGGCTGGTTTCGGCAGCGGGCAGATACACCTGTATGAGGCAGCCAGCGGCATCCTCCGAGCGGAGGTGGCCGCTCATGCACGCTGGATCTGTGCCCTGGACGTGGCTCCGCTGTCAGGGAAG CTGCTGTCGGGGGCCGAGGATTCCTTTGTGCAGGTCTGGGAGCTGACCTACAATCTGGACACTGAACATATCGGG ATCAAGCACTGCCAGTCAGAATGTGTGACTGATACCCAGATCTGTGGGGCCCGCTTCTGCGACCCAGAGGGCAGGACCTTCGCTGTCACTGGCTATGACCTCAGTGAAATAATCCGCTATGTCCAGCCGTAG
- the LOC143819587 gene encoding rho-related BTB domain-containing protein 2-like: protein MELDVDYERPNVETIKCVVVGDNAAGKTRLICARACNATLSQYQLLATHVPTVWAIDQYRVCQEVLERSRDVVDEVSVSLRLWDTFGDHHKDRRFAYSRSDVVVLCFSLANPNSLRHVKSMWFPEIKHFCPRTPIVLVGCQLDLRYADLEAVNRARRPLAKPFKPSDILPPESGHEVAKDLGIPYYETSVVAQFGIKDVFDNAIRAALISRRHLQFWKSHLKKMQRPLLQAPFLPPKPPPPIICVPEAAADEGWGPGSLFREPLCADVVFCLQGGRQVFAHRVYLATSCSKFYDLFMLDAGEATGAKKAAGRTKSLDADWSSQGVVAAASLRASQSDDPLRLAPPPRELSGWGRGFVSMRLEEVRDPVTQQEKPMTAVCMDRLVQLGPFRAVLEYLYTGHLDPHRADLMQVAAIAELLEVFDLRMMVANILNKESFMNREITKAFHVRRANRIKEFLSKGTFADVTFVVDDGSLLAHKPLLLAGCDFMVAMFGSTFRESRASEVSLPGTNRACLHTVLEFLYTGLFVPSADLDAMELLVLTDRLCLTRLQALTEQYAVDELVQASLQQVEIDTQVILYLEMTQFHNARQLAAWCLHFICTNYNSVCRRFPREMKHMSPENQAHFERHRWPPVWYLKEEDRYLRSQKERELEEEAMRKQHPRSKWCFWRPHPANHIS from the exons ATGGAGCTGGACGTGGACTACGAGCGGCCCAACGTGGAGACCATCAAGTGCGTGGTGGTGGGCGACAACGCGGCGGGCAAGACGCGGCTCATCTGCGCGCGGGCCTGCAACGCCACCCTCTCGCAGTACCAGCTGCTCGCCACCCACGTGCCCACCGTCTGGGCCATCGACCAGTACCGCGTCTGCCAGGAG gtcCTGGAGCGCTCCCGGGACGTGGTGGACGAGGTCAGCGTATCGCTGCGCCTCTGGGACACCTTCGGCGACCACCACAAGGACCGCCGCTTCGCCTACAGCCG gtccgaCGTGGTGGTGCTGTGCTTCTCTTTGGCAAACCCAAACTCCCTGCGGCACGTGAAGAGCATGTGGTTCCCTGAAATCAAGCACTTCTGCCCCCGCACGCCCATTGTGCTGGTGGGCTGCCAGCTGGACCTCCGCTACGCAGACCTGGAAGCTGTGAACCGTGCGCGCCGGCCTTTGGCCAA GCCCTTCAAGCCGTCGGACATCCTGCCCCCGGAGAGCGGCCACGAGGTGGCGAAGGACCTGGGCATCCCATATTACGAGACCAGCGTGGTGGCCCAGTTCGGCATCAAGGATGTCTTTGACAACGCCATTCGCGCAGCCCTCATCTCACGCCGTCACTTGCAGTTCTGGAAGTCTCACCTCAAGAAGATGCAGCGCCCACTGCTGCAGgcccccttcctgcctcccaaGCCACCCCCACCCATCATCTGCGTCCCGGAGGCCGCAGCGGACGAAGGCTGGGGCCCCGGCAGCCTCTTCCGGGAGCCCCTGTGTGCCGACGTGGTGTTCTGCCTGCAGGGGGGCCGCCAGGTCTTTGCCCATCGTGTGTACCTGGCCACCTCGTGCTCCAAGTTCTACGACCTCTTCATGCTGGACGCGGGTGAAGCCACAGGGGCCAAGAAGGCGGCTGGCAGGACAAAGAGCCTGGATGCCGACTGGAGCTCTCAGGGAGTTGTAGCGGCTGCCTCACTGCGGGCGTCCCAGAGCGATGACCCATTGCGCCTGGCCCCGCCCCCCCGGGAGCTGTCTGGCTGGGGCCGGGGGTTTGTCAGCATGCGCCTGGAGGAGGTGCGGGACCCAGTCACTCAGCAGGAGAAGCCCATGACAGCTGTCTGCATGGACAGGCTGGTGCAGCTGGGCCCCTTCCGGGCTGTGCTGGAGTACCTGTACACGGGGCACCTGGACCCCCATCGGGCCGATCTGATGCAGGTGGCCGCCATTGCTGAGCTGCTGGAGGTGTTTGACTTGCGTATGATGGTGGCCAATATCCTGAACAAGGAGAGCTTCATGAACCGTGAGATCACCAAGGCTTTCCACGTGCGGCGGGCCAACCGCATCAAGGAGTTCCTGAGCAAAGGCACCTTTGCAG ACGTGACGTTTGTGGTGGACGATGGTTCTCTGCTAGCACACAAGccactgctgcttgctgggtgcgACTTCATGGTGGCCATGTTTGGCAGCACTTTCCGAGAGAGCCGTGCCTCTGAG gTCTCCCTGCCGGGCACCAACCGTGCTTGCCTGCACACTGTCCTGGAGTTCCTCTACACGGGGCTCTTTGTCCCCAGCGCGGACCTGGACGCCATGGAGCTGCTGGTGTTGACTGACCGCCTTTGCCTGACACGCTTGCAGGCCCTGACTG AGCAGTATGCCGTGGATGAGCTGGTTCAGGCCAGCCTCCAGCAGGTGGAGATAGACACACAGGTGATCCTGTACTTGGAGATGACTCAG ttCCATAATGCccgccagctggctgcctggtgCCTCCATTTCATCTGTACCAACTACAACAGCGTGTGCCGCCGCTTCCCCCGCGAGATGAAGCACATGTCGCCAG AAAACCAGGCCCACTTTGAACGCCATCGCTGGCCCCCGGTCTGGTACCTGAAGGAGGAGGACCGCTACCTGCGCTCGCAGAAGGAGCGGGAGCTGGAGGAAGAGGCAATGCGCAAACAGCACCCCCGCAGCAAGTGGTGCTTCTGGCGGCCCCACCCTGCCAACCACATCTCCTGA
- the RTKN gene encoding rhotekin isoform X2, translating to MEQAKLRILEDLHMLYIRQIALSLEGTDIQKKIDHEIRMREGACKLLSACTQREQALEATKSLLVCNSRILAYMAELQRMKEAQVMQRMARRPSDAGPVDERLPCRGKVCLSDIRIPLMWKDTEYFKNKGDLHQCAVFCLLQIGTEIYDTEMVLVDRTLTDICFESPILFTEAGPDFELKVELYSAGLAEDSWALGSTPKKIASRLSSSLGRSSGRRVRAALDGGVPSSPGGNAGSSPLLLPAPSVAGPKYQLLAFTTLCLADVQDAFRTHDLTITGHEESSFWLPLYGSVCCRLVAQPGCMVHQMMCGFLRVQGEQPGWLRLFCVLCGPTLLCYHRPQDAETRVEPAFTIAISKETRIRAAEKDLQNQLPSMLVSNRYGVEEVTHTLLAENRAEMQRWMEAFWQHFYDMSQWKHCCDELMKVEAPSPRRPTAQLPKQGSLYHETAIEPADNMEAVTEILAHRVSGLGSPTWLSLFEGSVSPPTVASDSDSNSSDSPHPLRPPWGRPRTLSLDAQLSTLHGRSDRLPPTAWTQGPSCSTSSSCSSGSPTPETTRTPHPQAHPTFDPRLWLQSQV from the exons CTCAGCCTCGAG GGCACGGACATCCAGAAGAAGATCGACCACGAGATCCGCATGCGTGAGGGAGCCTGCAAGCTGCTTTCAGCCTGCACCCAGCGTGAACAGGCCCTGGAAGCCACCAAGAGCCTTCTGGTCTGCAATAGCCGCATCCTGGCCTACATGGCTGAACTGCAACGCATGAAGGAGGCCCAAGTCATGCAGCGCATGGCCCGGCG GCCTTCTGATGCTGGCCCCGTGGATGAGCGTCTGCCCTGTCGGGGCAAAGTCTGCCTCTCGG ATATCCGGATCCCTCTGATGTGGAAGGACACagaatatttcaaaaacaaaggTG ATCTGCACCAATGTGCTGTGTTTTGCTTGCTCCAGATTGGCACAGAAATTTATGACACCGAGATGGTTCTGGTTGACCGAACACTAACCGACATCTGCTTTGAAAGCCCCATCCTCTT caCGGAAGCGGGTCCAGACTTTGAGCTGAAAGTCGAGCTGTACAGTGCAGGTCTGGCAGAGGACTCGTGGGCCCTGGGCAGCACCCCGAAGAAAATCGCCAGTCGCCTGAGCAGCTCCTTGGGGCGCTCATCTGGGAGACGGGTTCGAGCAGCCCTGGATGGGGGAGTTCCCAGCAGCCCTGGGGGCAATGCAGGAAGCAGCCCCCTCTTGTTGCCAGCGCCCAGTGTGGC AGGCCCCAAGTACCAGCTCCTGGCCTTCACCACCCTCTGCCTGGCCGACGTGCAGGACGCCTTCCGCACCCATGATCtcaccatcactggccatg AGGAGAGCTCTTTTTGGCTGCCCCTCTATGGCAGCGTCTGTTGTCGGCTAGTGGCTCAGCCTGGCTGCATGGTCCACCAGATGATGTGTGGGTTCCTCCGGGTGCAG ggagagCAGCCGGGCTGGCTTCGGCTCTTCTGTGTCCTGTGTGGGCCGACCCTCCTGTGCTACCACCGGCCACAAGATGCTGAGACCCGGGTGGAGCCTGCTTTCACCATTGCCATCAGCAAG GAGACACGCATCAGGGCCGCAGAGAAGGACCTTCAGAATCAGTTGCCGAGCATGTTGGTTTCCAACCGCTACGGGGTCGAGGAGGTGACCCACACGCTGCTGGCGGAGAACCGGGCTGAAATGCAGCGCTGGATGGAGGCCTTTTGGCAGCATTTCTATGACATGA gccAGTGGAAGCACTGCTGTGATGAGCTGATGAAGGTggaggccccctccccacgccGGCCCActgcccagctgccaaagcagggTTCTCTGTACCACGAGACAG cTATTGAGCCAGCAGACAACATGGAGGCCGTGACGGAGATCCTGGCACACCGGGTGTCGGGCCTGGGCAGCCCCACATGGTTGTCCCTCTTTGAGGGCTCTGTGTCGCCTCCCACTGTGGCTTCTGACAGCGACAGCAACTCCAGTGACAGCCCACACCCCCTGCGACCCCCCTGGGGGCGGCCTCGCACACTCTCCCTGGATGCCCAGCTTAGCACCCTACATGGACGCTCTGACCGCCTGCCCCCCACGGCCTGGACTCAGGGCCCTTCTTGTTCCACCTCCAGCTCCTGCAGCAGCGGCAGCCCCACCCCGGAGACCACTCggacaccccacccccaggcccaccCAACCTTTGACCCTCGCCTGTGGCTACAGTCCCAGGTCTGA
- the RTKN gene encoding rhotekin isoform X1, which yields MFQRHHRSRVTVARGSALEMEIRRGRFRLSLVGDTEQGTDIQKKIDHEIRMREGACKLLSACTQREQALEATKSLLVCNSRILAYMAELQRMKEAQVMQRMARRPSDAGPVDERLPCRGKVCLSDIRIPLMWKDTEYFKNKGDLHQCAVFCLLQIGTEIYDTEMVLVDRTLTDICFESPILFTEAGPDFELKVELYSAGLAEDSWALGSTPKKIASRLSSSLGRSSGRRVRAALDGGVPSSPGGNAGSSPLLLPAPSVAGPKYQLLAFTTLCLADVQDAFRTHDLTITGHEESSFWLPLYGSVCCRLVAQPGCMVHQMMCGFLRVQGEQPGWLRLFCVLCGPTLLCYHRPQDAETRVEPAFTIAISKETRIRAAEKDLQNQLPSMLVSNRYGVEEVTHTLLAENRAEMQRWMEAFWQHFYDMSQWKHCCDELMKVEAPSPRRPTAQLPKQGSLYHETAIEPADNMEAVTEILAHRVSGLGSPTWLSLFEGSVSPPTVASDSDSNSSDSPHPLRPPWGRPRTLSLDAQLSTLHGRSDRLPPTAWTQGPSCSTSSSCSSGSPTPETTRTPHPQAHPTFDPRLWLQSQV from the exons GGCACGGACATCCAGAAGAAGATCGACCACGAGATCCGCATGCGTGAGGGAGCCTGCAAGCTGCTTTCAGCCTGCACCCAGCGTGAACAGGCCCTGGAAGCCACCAAGAGCCTTCTGGTCTGCAATAGCCGCATCCTGGCCTACATGGCTGAACTGCAACGCATGAAGGAGGCCCAAGTCATGCAGCGCATGGCCCGGCG GCCTTCTGATGCTGGCCCCGTGGATGAGCGTCTGCCCTGTCGGGGCAAAGTCTGCCTCTCGG ATATCCGGATCCCTCTGATGTGGAAGGACACagaatatttcaaaaacaaaggTG ATCTGCACCAATGTGCTGTGTTTTGCTTGCTCCAGATTGGCACAGAAATTTATGACACCGAGATGGTTCTGGTTGACCGAACACTAACCGACATCTGCTTTGAAAGCCCCATCCTCTT caCGGAAGCGGGTCCAGACTTTGAGCTGAAAGTCGAGCTGTACAGTGCAGGTCTGGCAGAGGACTCGTGGGCCCTGGGCAGCACCCCGAAGAAAATCGCCAGTCGCCTGAGCAGCTCCTTGGGGCGCTCATCTGGGAGACGGGTTCGAGCAGCCCTGGATGGGGGAGTTCCCAGCAGCCCTGGGGGCAATGCAGGAAGCAGCCCCCTCTTGTTGCCAGCGCCCAGTGTGGC AGGCCCCAAGTACCAGCTCCTGGCCTTCACCACCCTCTGCCTGGCCGACGTGCAGGACGCCTTCCGCACCCATGATCtcaccatcactggccatg AGGAGAGCTCTTTTTGGCTGCCCCTCTATGGCAGCGTCTGTTGTCGGCTAGTGGCTCAGCCTGGCTGCATGGTCCACCAGATGATGTGTGGGTTCCTCCGGGTGCAG ggagagCAGCCGGGCTGGCTTCGGCTCTTCTGTGTCCTGTGTGGGCCGACCCTCCTGTGCTACCACCGGCCACAAGATGCTGAGACCCGGGTGGAGCCTGCTTTCACCATTGCCATCAGCAAG GAGACACGCATCAGGGCCGCAGAGAAGGACCTTCAGAATCAGTTGCCGAGCATGTTGGTTTCCAACCGCTACGGGGTCGAGGAGGTGACCCACACGCTGCTGGCGGAGAACCGGGCTGAAATGCAGCGCTGGATGGAGGCCTTTTGGCAGCATTTCTATGACATGA gccAGTGGAAGCACTGCTGTGATGAGCTGATGAAGGTggaggccccctccccacgccGGCCCActgcccagctgccaaagcagggTTCTCTGTACCACGAGACAG cTATTGAGCCAGCAGACAACATGGAGGCCGTGACGGAGATCCTGGCACACCGGGTGTCGGGCCTGGGCAGCCCCACATGGTTGTCCCTCTTTGAGGGCTCTGTGTCGCCTCCCACTGTGGCTTCTGACAGCGACAGCAACTCCAGTGACAGCCCACACCCCCTGCGACCCCCCTGGGGGCGGCCTCGCACACTCTCCCTGGATGCCCAGCTTAGCACCCTACATGGACGCTCTGACCGCCTGCCCCCCACGGCCTGGACTCAGGGCCCTTCTTGTTCCACCTCCAGCTCCTGCAGCAGCGGCAGCCCCACCCCGGAGACCACTCggacaccccacccccaggcccaccCAACCTTTGACCCTCGCCTGTGGCTACAGTCCCAGGTCTGA
- the RTKN gene encoding rhotekin isoform X3, whose protein sequence is MFQRHHRSRVTVARGSALEMEIRRGRFRLSLVGDTEQGTDIQKKIDHEIRMREGACKLLSACTQREQALEATKSLLVCNSRILAYMAELQRMKEAQVMQRMARRPSDAGPVDERLPCRGKVCLSDIRIPLMWKDTEYFKNKGDLHQCAVFCLLQIGTEIYDTEMVLVDRTLTDICFESPILFTEAGPDFELKVELYSAGLAEDSWALGSTPKKIASRLSSSLGRSSGRRVRAALDGGVPSSPGGNAGSSPLLLPAPSVAGPKYQLLAFTTLCLADVQDAFRTHDLTITGHEESSFWLPLYGSVCCRLVAQPGCMVHQMMCGFLRVQGEQPGWLRLFCVLCGPTLLCYHRPQDAETRVEPAFTIAISKETRIRAAEKDLQNQLPSMLVSNRYGVEEVTHTLLAENRAEMQRWMEAFWQHFYDMSQWKHCCDELMKVEAPSPRRPTAQLPKQGSLYHETALPGPVGLPSTCEGLLLQDNAVSADIRALLSSYYSDSY, encoded by the exons GGCACGGACATCCAGAAGAAGATCGACCACGAGATCCGCATGCGTGAGGGAGCCTGCAAGCTGCTTTCAGCCTGCACCCAGCGTGAACAGGCCCTGGAAGCCACCAAGAGCCTTCTGGTCTGCAATAGCCGCATCCTGGCCTACATGGCTGAACTGCAACGCATGAAGGAGGCCCAAGTCATGCAGCGCATGGCCCGGCG GCCTTCTGATGCTGGCCCCGTGGATGAGCGTCTGCCCTGTCGGGGCAAAGTCTGCCTCTCGG ATATCCGGATCCCTCTGATGTGGAAGGACACagaatatttcaaaaacaaaggTG ATCTGCACCAATGTGCTGTGTTTTGCTTGCTCCAGATTGGCACAGAAATTTATGACACCGAGATGGTTCTGGTTGACCGAACACTAACCGACATCTGCTTTGAAAGCCCCATCCTCTT caCGGAAGCGGGTCCAGACTTTGAGCTGAAAGTCGAGCTGTACAGTGCAGGTCTGGCAGAGGACTCGTGGGCCCTGGGCAGCACCCCGAAGAAAATCGCCAGTCGCCTGAGCAGCTCCTTGGGGCGCTCATCTGGGAGACGGGTTCGAGCAGCCCTGGATGGGGGAGTTCCCAGCAGCCCTGGGGGCAATGCAGGAAGCAGCCCCCTCTTGTTGCCAGCGCCCAGTGTGGC AGGCCCCAAGTACCAGCTCCTGGCCTTCACCACCCTCTGCCTGGCCGACGTGCAGGACGCCTTCCGCACCCATGATCtcaccatcactggccatg AGGAGAGCTCTTTTTGGCTGCCCCTCTATGGCAGCGTCTGTTGTCGGCTAGTGGCTCAGCCTGGCTGCATGGTCCACCAGATGATGTGTGGGTTCCTCCGGGTGCAG ggagagCAGCCGGGCTGGCTTCGGCTCTTCTGTGTCCTGTGTGGGCCGACCCTCCTGTGCTACCACCGGCCACAAGATGCTGAGACCCGGGTGGAGCCTGCTTTCACCATTGCCATCAGCAAG GAGACACGCATCAGGGCCGCAGAGAAGGACCTTCAGAATCAGTTGCCGAGCATGTTGGTTTCCAACCGCTACGGGGTCGAGGAGGTGACCCACACGCTGCTGGCGGAGAACCGGGCTGAAATGCAGCGCTGGATGGAGGCCTTTTGGCAGCATTTCTATGACATGA gccAGTGGAAGCACTGCTGTGATGAGCTGATGAAGGTggaggccccctccccacgccGGCCCActgcccagctgccaaagcagggTTCTCTGTACCACGAGACAG CTCTCCCCGGCCCTGTGGGGCTGCCTTCCACCTGCGAGGGGCTTCTCTTGCAGGACAACGCTGTCTCTGCGGACATTCGTGCCCTCCTGTCCTCCTATTACAGTGACAG cTATTGA
- the RTKN gene encoding rhotekin isoform X4 has protein sequence MFQRHHRSRVTVARGSALEMEIRRGRFRLSLVGDTEQGTDIQKKIDHEIRMREGACKLLSACTQREQALEATKSLLVCNSRILAYMAELQRMKEAQVMQRMARRPSDAGPVDERLPCRGKVCLSDIRIPLMWKDTEYFKNKGDLHQCAVFCLLQIGTEIYDTEMVLVDRTLTDICFESPILFTEAGPDFELKVELYSAGLAEDSWALGSTPKKIASRLSSSLGRSSGRRVRAALDGGVPSSPGGNAGSSPLLLPAPSVAGPKYQLLAFTTLCLADVQDAFRTHDLTITGHEESSFWLPLYGSVCCRLVAQPGCMVHQMMCGFLRVQGEQPGWLRLFCVLCGPTLLCYHRPQDAETRVEPAFTIAISKETRIRAAEKDLQNQLPSMLVSNRYGVEEVTHTLLAENRAEMQRWMEAFWQHFYDMSQWKHCCDELMKVEAPSPRRPTAQLPKQGSLYHETALPGPVGLPSTCEGLLLQDNAVSADIRALLSSYYSDR, from the exons GGCACGGACATCCAGAAGAAGATCGACCACGAGATCCGCATGCGTGAGGGAGCCTGCAAGCTGCTTTCAGCCTGCACCCAGCGTGAACAGGCCCTGGAAGCCACCAAGAGCCTTCTGGTCTGCAATAGCCGCATCCTGGCCTACATGGCTGAACTGCAACGCATGAAGGAGGCCCAAGTCATGCAGCGCATGGCCCGGCG GCCTTCTGATGCTGGCCCCGTGGATGAGCGTCTGCCCTGTCGGGGCAAAGTCTGCCTCTCGG ATATCCGGATCCCTCTGATGTGGAAGGACACagaatatttcaaaaacaaaggTG ATCTGCACCAATGTGCTGTGTTTTGCTTGCTCCAGATTGGCACAGAAATTTATGACACCGAGATGGTTCTGGTTGACCGAACACTAACCGACATCTGCTTTGAAAGCCCCATCCTCTT caCGGAAGCGGGTCCAGACTTTGAGCTGAAAGTCGAGCTGTACAGTGCAGGTCTGGCAGAGGACTCGTGGGCCCTGGGCAGCACCCCGAAGAAAATCGCCAGTCGCCTGAGCAGCTCCTTGGGGCGCTCATCTGGGAGACGGGTTCGAGCAGCCCTGGATGGGGGAGTTCCCAGCAGCCCTGGGGGCAATGCAGGAAGCAGCCCCCTCTTGTTGCCAGCGCCCAGTGTGGC AGGCCCCAAGTACCAGCTCCTGGCCTTCACCACCCTCTGCCTGGCCGACGTGCAGGACGCCTTCCGCACCCATGATCtcaccatcactggccatg AGGAGAGCTCTTTTTGGCTGCCCCTCTATGGCAGCGTCTGTTGTCGGCTAGTGGCTCAGCCTGGCTGCATGGTCCACCAGATGATGTGTGGGTTCCTCCGGGTGCAG ggagagCAGCCGGGCTGGCTTCGGCTCTTCTGTGTCCTGTGTGGGCCGACCCTCCTGTGCTACCACCGGCCACAAGATGCTGAGACCCGGGTGGAGCCTGCTTTCACCATTGCCATCAGCAAG GAGACACGCATCAGGGCCGCAGAGAAGGACCTTCAGAATCAGTTGCCGAGCATGTTGGTTTCCAACCGCTACGGGGTCGAGGAGGTGACCCACACGCTGCTGGCGGAGAACCGGGCTGAAATGCAGCGCTGGATGGAGGCCTTTTGGCAGCATTTCTATGACATGA gccAGTGGAAGCACTGCTGTGATGAGCTGATGAAGGTggaggccccctccccacgccGGCCCActgcccagctgccaaagcagggTTCTCTGTACCACGAGACAG CTCTCCCCGGCCCTGTGGGGCTGCCTTCCACCTGCGAGGGGCTTCTCTTGCAGGACAACGCTGTCTCTGCGGACATTCGTGCCCTCCTGTCCTCCTATTACAGTGACAGGTGA